The uncultured Bacteroides sp. genomic sequence TCCGACAAATCGCTGAATGAAAGCTCTATCTATTTTTATGATCTGAATGCCAAGATTACTCACCGGTTTTCTTCTAAAGACAAGCTATCATTGAATACGTATCTTGGTAAGGATAACTTCGGCTCTTCTGTTGGGCAGTTTGATTATGGTAATAGGGTGGCTTCTTTGACCTGGGGGCATGGTTTTAACGAGAACCTTTTTTCTAAGCTGAGCCTAAATACTACTAACTATCATTATACACTTCAGTCTAAAATGAGTGACTCGAAGGTGAAGTGGAAATCGGATATCACAGACATAACGTTAAGATGGGACTTTGATCATACTGTTTCAGATGCATTGAAGCTGACTTATGGTGCATCAAGTACTTATCATAATTTTAATCCGGGACTGATTACCCGTCCCGGTTATAATGATTACAAGATGCCTTTGTATCATGCGTTGGAGCATGGAGTATATGTTTCTGCTGAACAGAAACTGATTAAGAATATGACTGTGAAATACGGACTTCGATTGTCTGCTTTCCAAAATATGGGTAGTGTGACTTCTTACTCTTACGGTGCAGATCATAGCGTGAGCGACTCTGCTTACTACGGCTCAGGTAAGGTTTACCATACTTATTATGCACTTGAGCCAAGGGTGGGAGTGGTGTATAAACTAACAGAAGCTTCTTCTGTGAAAGCAAACTACGCCCGCAACACTCAGTTTATTCAGCTGGCCAACAGTTCTTCATCGGGTTCTCCGCTCGACTTATGGTTTCCTTGTAGTCCTAACGTGAAACCTCAGAGGGTGGATATGGTGTCTACAGGATACTTTCATAACTTTAAAAAGAATGAATATGAAACATCGGTAGAGGTGTATTACAAGAAAATGAATAATGTGGTTGACTTTGCCGATCATGCTCAGTTGTTACTGAATTCAAAGCTTGAAGGTGAAATAAGGGTTGGTACAGGACAGGCTTATGGTGTAGAATTTATGGTGAGAAAGAATATCGGAAGACTAACCGGATTCATTAACTATACCTTATCTCGCTCGGAACGTACTATTCCGGAAATAAACAAGGGGAAAACTTATCTGTCTCCGTATGACAAAACACACTGTGTGAACTTGTCTCTTTCCTATGAATTGTCTAAGAAATGGAATGTATCTGCCAACTGGGTTTATTCTACCGGTAATCCAACCACTTACCCAACCGGACGATTTGAGGTGAACGGTGAATATTTCCCTATCTATTCCGGAAGAAACGAATATCGCAGACCGGATTATCACAGGTTGGACCTGTCGGCCAATTATGTACCAAAACACAATCCGAAAAAGTTGTGGACGGGGGAATGGAATTTCTCTCTGTATAATGCTTATGGTCACAAGAATCCATGGATCATTACGTACGATCAGAATACCCCTTCGGGAGTGCCGGATGCCAAGATGACTTATCTTTTCGGAGCTGTTCCTTCTATTACTTACAATTTTAAATTCTAAAAGCAATGTTACACAATAGATATTTTACAAGCATATCAAAATGCTATACTTACTTTTCGTATGTGTTCAGAGTGTTCTCTGTCTGCCTGCTGGTGATGTTTGCCAGTTGTACGGAGACTATTGATATTAATACGGATAATTCAAAGCCGGTGATTGTTATTTACGGTACTGTTACGGATGAATTGTCTTATCAGGAAGTGAGTGTGAGTAGTTCGGCCGGTTATTTTGATAATAAGGTTAATCCGAAGATTTCAGGAGCAAAGGTTACCATCACTTCGGGTAGTGATGTGTACTCTTTGAAAGAGGTGAGTGGAACTCCGGGATTGTATCGTACAACAACTAAGATGGCGGGTGCTCCCGGACGGACTTATAAACTGAAAGTGGAGGTGGATTACAACGACGACGGAGTAAACGAAGTATATGAGGCTACTGCTGATATGGAAGGAAAAGTTCCTCTCGATTCTATTAAAGTGGGACGGCAGCTGCTTTCGCAATACAATTATTTTCCGGTTAAGATCTATGCTCAGGATCCTTCAACAGATGATTATTACCTGTGCCGTTATGAAATAAATGACTCTGTATACAATAAAATAAGCCGGTATATAGTTTTTGATGATACAAGTTTGAACGGTCAGTATATTGATGGAATACCTGTAGGATACTTTCCTGATGTGAAAGATAAGAGCAAATATAGTGACAGTGATGTGAAAGAGATGACTTTTATGGCTGAGGGTGACTCGGTGAAGTTTCAGATGAGCCGGATAACCAAGGGATATTACAGGTTTCTGTTCCAATGTCAGCAGGAGAAGAATGGGGAAGATCCTTTCTTTGGCGGACCACTGAGCAACATTGATACGAATATATCAAACGGAGGTACAGGCTATTTTGCTGCTTTTGCTGTTTCAGAAGCGAAAGGAGTGGCTCCTAAACAAGACAAGTAATGAAAAGTAAGATTAACGATTTCTCAAAAGATTTTCTGACAAATTTTGCCACAAACAGAAAGTATAGATGGTTGCATCACCTCTCTTTGTTACTTTTTGTACTTGGATTTATTCTTACCGACACACAAAAAAATTACACTGGCAACTGGGATATTTATGTAAATGCTGCCATGTTTAATTATTTTATTGGAATCATATATTTCAATATGTATGTGTTGGTTCCTAAACTCTTATTCAGGGAAAGGGCGGCTTTGTATCTGCTTTCCATAGCAGGAGTTACATTAGGTACTTAT encodes the following:
- a CDS encoding TonB-dependent receptor, with product MNNYFFKVTLMACLVISGSGTISAENDHTLKAPAASESAKRKTEISGVIKDTETGMPLSGVNIYIKELRTGTSTNDNGEYLVSLPQGEFTFRVSCVGYKTKSERVKMPSSSKVNFSMESDTKLDEVVVYANKKDQKVTSTNMGVEKLSIGEIRKMPALMGEVDVIKAIQLLPGVQATSEGGSGYSVRGGSADQNLILLDNATVYNASHMFGFFSVFNNDVVNNVELYKGDLPMKYGGRLSSLLDVQLKDDYTGKVRGTGGIGLISSRLMVEGGLGKKTSWMVGGRRSYADLFLKLSSDKSLNESSIYFYDLNAKITHRFSSKDKLSLNTYLGKDNFGSSVGQFDYGNRVASLTWGHGFNENLFSKLSLNTTNYHYTLQSKMSDSKVKWKSDITDITLRWDFDHTVSDALKLTYGASSTYHNFNPGLITRPGYNDYKMPLYHALEHGVYVSAEQKLIKNMTVKYGLRLSAFQNMGSVTSYSYGADHSVSDSAYYGSGKVYHTYYALEPRVGVVYKLTEASSVKANYARNTQFIQLANSSSSGSPLDLWFPCSPNVKPQRVDMVSTGYFHNFKKNEYETSVEVYYKKMNNVVDFADHAQLLLNSKLEGEIRVGTGQAYGVEFMVRKNIGRLTGFINYTLSRSERTIPEINKGKTYLSPYDKTHCVNLSLSYELSKKWNVSANWVYSTGNPTTYPTGRFEVNGEYFPIYSGRNEYRRPDYHRLDLSANYVPKHNPKKLWTGEWNFSLYNAYGHKNPWIITYDQNTPSGVPDAKMTYLFGAVPSITYNFKF
- a CDS encoding DUF4249 domain-containing protein — translated: MLHNRYFTSISKCYTYFSYVFRVFSVCLLVMFASCTETIDINTDNSKPVIVIYGTVTDELSYQEVSVSSSAGYFDNKVNPKISGAKVTITSGSDVYSLKEVSGTPGLYRTTTKMAGAPGRTYKLKVEVDYNDDGVNEVYEATADMEGKVPLDSIKVGRQLLSQYNYFPVKIYAQDPSTDDYYLCRYEINDSVYNKISRYIVFDDTSLNGQYIDGIPVGYFPDVKDKSKYSDSDVKEMTFMAEGDSVKFQMSRITKGYYRFLFQCQQEKNGEDPFFGGPLSNIDTNISNGGTGYFAAFAVSEAKGVAPKQDK